Part of the Candidozyma auris chromosome 4, complete sequence genome, CCGAACTCAGACATGGCAAATGAACATTAGATTTAGGGCATTTTAAGGGCAACTCTTGTAGACTTAAACTCCGCCATCTACACTCTTCATGATGGTGGAACCTGTTATCGTCGTATCGCTCACAATGGCATCGTCGTATCGCTCACAATGGCACCTTCGTAGCGCtcacaatggctgcgaaaagtaGCATCTAACTCTGGAGTATCACAGATTATGACGTGGTTGTGAACTTATGGTAAACCTAAGAAAGCCATagtttttgatttttcaatATGAACTCAATCAGTTACGATTTTTGCTGTGGTTTTCCCTGGAGTCCAGGAGAGTCCCTGTGTCAGCATTGTTCATTATATCCGTATGAATCGGGCCTGGTTTTGTAGTCTCGACTGGGGGACATTCACTTTGAGTACATCTGATTTTAGCTTTCTTGGAGTACACTGAGATATGGAGGGAAATTATCAAACTTGTATGTTGAGGTAGGTGATGCCTGGAGGTGTGCAAGCTAAGCCTAATGTGGCAGGTGGTACCCCATGAAGTCATCAAAGTGACCCATTTGGGGCATGATGAGAACGGTTTTGATGATTTACGATTTGTCTCAAATAGGATGGCAAATACCTCTTTGGctctttgcagccagatCAACAAAGCCACCTGTCAAAcgtcatcttcgtcaatCGATTACATACCGCCAAAAAGCGAAGTCATTGAAAGGCGGCGAGAACACTGCTACCATCCTACACAGATCTACATATCTTTGCTGGGTATGCAAACTCAATTTGTTTTAAATCCTGATTTATAAAAGTTTAAATTGCCATTCGTCTGGCAGGTGAAGTGAAAGTCTTACAACAAGGCACCAACAACACCGGCGATTACAGCACCGAAGGAGGCTGCCATCATCTTGCCACCATCCTCAAACGAGCTCACGCCAGCGGACGAAGAAGCAGCGGCAGAGGAGGAAGTGGCTAAAGTAGAAGATGGGTCAGCGGTGGTCTGGGCGCTGCTAGATGGAGCATCGGAAGAGACGAacgaagaagcagcaacGGAAGACTTagcggaagaagaagcggCCTCGGAAGAAGCGGCAGGggaggaagaaggagcaTCGGAGGTAGCAGCAGCGGAGGAGGATGGAGCATCGGAAGAGGTAGGATCAGCAGATGAGGAGGCAGCAGATGAGGAGGACGACGGAGAGTCGCTCTgggaagaggaggagcttgagTCAGCACCAGAAACGTCGTGGCCTTGCTCCTTGCACGAAGCCGCAAAGGCCTTCTTAGCAGTGTCAGCGTCACCGTCAGGACACTGGCTGTCTAAGCACTTTTCAACCTCTTCACCAATGGAGGTACAGATACATTCCAAGTCAGCCAAGCTGCTACACTTGGAGTTTTTCTCCACCTGAGCAACACAGGCCAACAAACAAGCTGGGGGAGTAGCCAAAACCAGGGAGACGGAGGCAGCTAAAGCAGCGATGGTAGTTAATTTCAAGCCGTGCATCTTTATTTGGTATCAAACGAAGGAAAAGGTGGTTGTATGcttcgaaaaaaaaaaagactgATGTTTTGTATAGCCGAAAAGCCTGGCTAGAATCGTGAGGATTGTGATCGATGAATGTTTGGCCAGCTGTCTGCAGTATGGCCCTTCCAGACTGGGCTAATTATAGCCTAGAGCTTGGCTTTTTCCGCACCAAAGTAAACATGAAATCCATCACGTGGATCGCCTAACAACATGCCCTACATACCGATCTATAGTAGAATCAAGCTTGTGCAGGACACCTTGATATCACCAGATTCTATAAGCTTTTGTCTTTAAACCATAAACACGCTATTAGAAAAGCTATCTTGCGAAGGAGTCAGGAATAAAGATTGGCAGATAAAGTTTCCCTCACTTGTTTAAATCGTTGACTATGATTACGTGGGTAACCCAAAATATCAACCTATGGACTggatttgcaaccattggGGGTATACTTATATCCTGACTTTTGCTGTCACTCCATCTATTTGTAGCAAAACCTGGCCAACAAACTGATCAATCTTAATCAACATGTCAGACTTGACAGTAACTACCAATTCTCCGTTCAATGCTCGGCGTAAAATATCAGTACCCATTCCAGAACCAACCTTGTAAGGAATTCGCTTAGTTTTGTAGATCCCAGGCTCCACCTTCATCGTTTCAACATTGTCAGCATATGCAAGTAGCTCGCCTTCGTAAATTGCTTGACACAGCAAGATCTTGACTTCAATTGCCTCATTGGCCACTGGATTGAAGACGAGAAGCTCCACCTCTGAAGCGAACACGTGAATGGTTGCTTCCAATAAAAAAGGACTACTCCTGGTGAGCTCTTGTTGTAATGCTTTAGAGCCATCTTCAGGATTTGGAAATGAAAGCCGGGGCAAATGCACCATTGGGACATGAATGTGTTTCATCAATTTGCCGAACACCGAGGAATCATTCGCAGATTCGCCTTGAGCACCGACAGTGATATTATCAGCACCGGAGAGAATAAGACTGGCAAACTTTTCGGCGGCATTTCTCATGTTGAACGTCGTACAATC contains:
- the SSR1 gene encoding Ssr1p; translation: MHGLKLTTIAALAASVSSVLATPPACLLACVAQVEKNSKCSSLADLECICTSIGEEVEKCLDSQCPDGDADTAKKAFAASCKEQGHDVSGADSSSSSSQSDSPSSSSSAASSSADPTSSDAPSSSAAATSDAPSSSPAASSEAASSSAKSSVAASSFVSSDAPSSSAQTTADPSSTLATSSSAAASSSAGVSSFEDGGKMMAASFGAVIAGVVGALL